A stretch of the Arthrobacter sp. PAMC 25486 genome encodes the following:
- a CDS encoding PLD nuclease N-terminal domain-containing protein, producing MRYIIPVALGIVIFVYGLIDCLRSETNDVRSIPKSAWILVIVLLNVIGVALWFLFGRPQYAASGAGSSVGQRTGGPSSGPNRTAAPGSYARSTAPDDDPQFLRNLEVNRTQKMEAERLRKLKAELEAREAKLREQHPNDENKK from the coding sequence ATGCGTTATATCATTCCTGTTGCCCTCGGTATTGTGATTTTCGTTTACGGACTCATTGACTGCCTCCGTAGCGAAACCAACGACGTGCGCAGCATCCCCAAATCCGCCTGGATCCTCGTCATCGTGCTTTTGAACGTGATTGGTGTTGCTCTGTGGTTCCTGTTTGGGCGCCCGCAATACGCCGCGTCAGGCGCCGGCTCCTCCGTTGGACAGCGGACGGGCGGCCCTTCATCCGGCCCGAACCGTACCGCGGCTCCCGGCAGCTATGCACGGTCTACAGCCCCCGACGACGACCCCCAGTTCCTGCGCAACCTTGAAGTGAACAGAACGCAGAAGATGGAAGCCGAACGGCTCCGCAAGCTCAAGGCCGAGTTGGAGGCCCGCGAGGCAAAGCTCCGCGAGCAGCACCCGAACGACGAAAACAAGAAGTAG
- a CDS encoding AMP-binding protein codes for MNIEPLLKALSEALSGEGPAVQIAPDGSFTLIPATELGRPAGSETDVAAVVLTSGSTGTPKRTLLSVEALAASSVGTAMALQGEGQWLLALPMNYVAGLQVLVRSLFAGTRPWAMDLSGGFTPEAFTEAALELTDNTRFTSLVPTQLTRLLTNPSAETLTVLRRFNAILLGGGPINPALLEAARGAGLKVVTTYGMSETCGGAVYDGVPLDGVQLAIRDGRVWLGGPVVAAGYLDDAELTSASFSEEEHDGEMVRWYQSGDLGELDSEGRLRVLGRVDDVIISGGLKISAGAVTDGLHRVPGVREAFVVPVPSQEWGQQVAAMVVSSGTEAQLLASAAEVMEAQLLPKTVVFVSALPLLGNGKPDRAAILAALTEAAHAA; via the coding sequence ATGAACATTGAACCCCTGCTCAAGGCACTTTCCGAAGCACTCTCCGGTGAGGGCCCTGCGGTCCAAATCGCCCCCGACGGCAGCTTCACCCTCATCCCGGCGACCGAGCTGGGACGCCCGGCCGGAAGCGAAACCGACGTTGCCGCCGTCGTGCTTACCTCGGGGAGCACCGGCACACCCAAGCGGACGCTGCTGAGTGTGGAGGCGCTGGCGGCGTCGTCGGTGGGCACGGCCATGGCGCTGCAGGGCGAGGGACAGTGGTTGCTCGCGCTGCCCATGAATTACGTGGCCGGACTGCAGGTTTTGGTGCGCAGCTTGTTCGCCGGCACGCGGCCCTGGGCCATGGACCTGAGCGGCGGATTCACCCCCGAAGCCTTCACCGAGGCCGCGCTGGAGCTGACCGACAACACCCGCTTCACCTCGCTCGTGCCCACCCAGCTCACGCGCCTCCTGACCAACCCCAGCGCTGAAACGCTGACCGTGCTGCGCCGCTTCAACGCGATCCTGCTTGGCGGCGGCCCCATCAACCCCGCCCTGCTTGAGGCCGCGCGCGGTGCCGGGCTGAAGGTCGTCACCACCTACGGCATGTCCGAAACCTGCGGCGGCGCCGTATATGACGGCGTCCCTCTCGACGGCGTGCAGCTCGCCATCCGCGACGGCCGAGTCTGGCTCGGCGGCCCGGTGGTGGCGGCCGGGTACCTGGACGATGCGGAGCTCACTTCCGCATCCTTCTCCGAAGAAGAGCACGACGGCGAGATGGTGCGCTGGTACCAAAGCGGCGACTTGGGCGAGCTGGACAGTGAGGGACGGCTGCGCGTGCTGGGGCGGGTTGACGATGTCATCATCAGCGGCGGGTTGAAGATTTCCGCCGGTGCCGTCACCGACGGGCTGCACCGCGTGCCGGGTGTCCGCGAGGCGTTTGTGGTGCCGGTTCCGTCGCAGGAATGGGGACAGCAGGTGGCTGCCATGGTGGTTTCCTCGGGCACCGAGGCGCAGCTGCTGGCCAGTGCGGCCGAGGTCATGGAGGCCCAGTTGCTGCCCAAGACTGTGGTGTTCGTCTCGGCGCTGCCGCTGCTTGGCAATGGAAAGCCCGACAGGGCGGCAATTTTGGCCGCGCTGACCGAGGCCGCACACGCCGCCTAG
- a CDS encoding DUF418 domain-containing protein has product MLLALTMPFVVMAIDYNVANSSDQQEIEDALRILGWNYPFLLWTAFIAAGMGAGRVLSAGPHRAWILLVVGAAFSFVGYGIIGPIGNRVIASDSFVNEEAWSDAWIQSVMQDGPHSSGIGEALGSGGFALAAIGVCMLICATPMRWLLWPIRAAGSMPLTAYVSHIIIWAVWISVEGGRDPNLDEWTDFRELAPFWPMTVGVLIGCSSWAALAGKGPMEALLGALTSGRQLRRT; this is encoded by the coding sequence ATGCTGCTGGCCCTGACCATGCCCTTTGTCGTCATGGCGATCGACTACAACGTGGCAAACAGCTCCGACCAACAGGAAATCGAGGATGCCCTGCGGATACTGGGCTGGAACTACCCATTTCTTCTGTGGACGGCTTTCATCGCCGCGGGGATGGGTGCCGGCCGAGTGCTAAGCGCAGGTCCCCATCGCGCCTGGATCCTCCTCGTTGTCGGCGCGGCGTTCTCATTTGTCGGCTACGGAATTATCGGCCCGATAGGCAATCGGGTGATTGCATCAGACAGCTTCGTCAACGAAGAGGCTTGGTCGGATGCATGGATCCAGTCGGTGATGCAAGACGGACCTCACTCCTCAGGCATCGGAGAGGCTCTCGGTTCGGGCGGCTTTGCACTGGCAGCGATCGGAGTGTGCATGCTGATCTGCGCGACTCCAATGCGTTGGCTGCTCTGGCCCATCCGAGCCGCCGGATCGATGCCGCTGACAGCTTATGTGTCGCACATCATCATCTGGGCGGTGTGGATTTCGGTCGAGGGCGGGCGCGACCCGAATCTCGACGAGTGGACCGACTTCCGAGAACTTGCCCCCTTCTGGCCTATGACCGTCGGGGTGCTCATCGGTTGCTCATCGTGGGCAGCGCTGGCCGGCAAGGGGCCGATGGAGGCGCTGCTGGGTGCACTGACTTCCGGCCGGCAACTCCGACGCACCTGA
- a CDS encoding heparan-alpha-glucosaminide N-acetyltransferase domain-containing protein: MSNPRRRDRRLFERFKTNFARLEPPHRLPGIDLARGFAVFGMFAAHLTVITPLEWGRGETWSGIVSGRSSILFATLAGVSLALVTAAATARKNNYDAPTRLWGTRTQLVLRAILIWVLGIILDGLEVPIFVILPTPSSS; encoded by the coding sequence ATGAGCAACCCCCGGCGACGTGATCGTCGGCTGTTCGAGCGTTTCAAGACAAACTTCGCCCGGCTCGAACCGCCGCACCGGCTGCCCGGCATTGATCTGGCCCGCGGGTTCGCGGTCTTCGGCATGTTCGCAGCGCACCTCACCGTCATCACGCCGTTGGAATGGGGCCGGGGTGAGACGTGGTCGGGCATTGTCTCTGGCCGTTCATCTATCCTGTTTGCCACCCTCGCCGGTGTCTCCTTGGCGCTCGTCACGGCTGCCGCGACTGCCCGGAAGAACAATTACGATGCACCGACCCGACTGTGGGGAACACGGACGCAGCTCGTGCTTCGGGCCATACTCATCTGGGTCCTCGGCATCATCCTCGACGGACTCGAGGTTCCAATATTCGTCATCCTGCCTACGCCATCGTCTTCCTGA
- a CDS encoding helix-turn-helix domain-containing protein: MDATSVGGRVKTAYETAGLNQRQLSDLTEISQSTLSRIVSGDRVAKTSELVDIARGTGVSLAQLTGSGAASRVLCAPRATDGSQMSVMRDRLLQFADLNAYLDSQAI, translated from the coding sequence ATGGACGCGACCAGTGTGGGGGGACGCGTAAAAACAGCCTACGAGACTGCCGGTTTGAACCAGCGGCAGCTCTCTGACCTGACGGAAATTTCTCAGTCGACACTTTCCCGAATCGTTTCCGGTGATCGCGTGGCAAAGACCAGCGAGCTGGTTGACATTGCCAGAGGAACGGGCGTTTCCCTGGCGCAATTGACCGGATCCGGTGCAGCCTCCCGGGTGCTCTGCGCGCCCCGGGCTACCGATGGGTCCCAGATGTCGGTCATGCGTGACAGGCTTCTGCAGTTTGCGGATCTCAACGCCTACCTGGATTCCCAGGCAATTTAG
- a CDS encoding TM2 domain-containing protein: MSHKTYVQTPQKAPFNPAKTEGTKSFVVTWLLSLFLGFWGVDRFYLGKVGTGLLKLFTLGGFGIWMLIDLIITLVGKQTDKSGNLLAGYSKNKVVAIVVTVALMLVGGISGGAAGTSGTNPVVESGVEAPAAPEAKAPVPEVPAEKPVEKPVEATWVEVVSLSGAADQASQVFALSGKETRMVYEFVGSEEDFAIGSIYLEKEGTDIMVDGGIPVVMITKPESNTTALHKKAGNYFLDVKAANLDSWTVKIEEKQ, from the coding sequence ATGTCGCACAAAACTTATGTTCAAACGCCCCAGAAGGCGCCGTTCAACCCGGCCAAGACGGAGGGGACCAAATCCTTCGTGGTCACGTGGCTGCTGTCCCTGTTCCTCGGCTTTTGGGGTGTCGACCGCTTCTACCTGGGCAAGGTGGGCACCGGCCTGCTGAAGTTGTTCACGCTTGGCGGGTTCGGTATTTGGATGTTGATCGACCTGATCATCACGCTGGTCGGCAAGCAGACCGACAAGTCCGGGAACTTGCTGGCCGGGTACTCGAAGAACAAGGTTGTTGCCATTGTGGTCACCGTGGCCCTGATGCTGGTTGGCGGAATCAGCGGCGGTGCGGCTGGCACCTCGGGCACCAACCCTGTCGTTGAGTCGGGGGTCGAGGCACCGGCAGCTCCGGAGGCAAAGGCACCCGTTCCCGAAGTGCCCGCTGAAAAGCCGGTTGAGAAGCCGGTCGAGGCCACGTGGGTGGAAGTTGTTTCGCTGAGTGGCGCGGCAGACCAAGCCAGCCAGGTCTTCGCATTGTCCGGCAAGGAAACTCGCATGGTCTACGAATTTGTCGGCTCCGAAGAGGACTTCGCCATCGGCAGCATCTATCTGGAAAAGGAAGGCACCGACATCATGGTTGACGGTGGCATCCCGGTTGTCATGATCACCAAGCCGGAGAGTAACACCACGGCGCTGCACAAGAAGGCCGGCAACTACTTCCTGGACGTCAAGGCGGCGAACCTGGATTCGTGGACCGTGAAGATCGAAGAGAAGCAGTAA
- a CDS encoding ImmA/IrrE family metallo-endopeptidase, translating into MSRLSAEEDGRAAAAKFRLDHGLGVWPLNDLVALIETRLDIDVAVLEVEANGGEHGLTMFDPKSEATFIGVAKTNHPMRQRSTLAHELSHAIFRDWTDYDQQVPVARAFREQRADAFARHLLVPEDSLRWFLRDRTAGEISLAHLSSVVQTFLVSPAIAAIALCSAGFIGAQTKAEWMVLRTPGLATQFGWLDQYRTLQADSSRTRAPQRLLTRAIRGYEQGVITVETVASIRGIPASEVKDELDAAGIVPKTVEPEFLRAKDLPAVESDRAFLEALDTLDDLNESVDERIAGM; encoded by the coding sequence ATGAGCAGGCTTTCAGCTGAAGAAGACGGCAGGGCTGCCGCTGCTAAATTCCGGTTGGACCATGGGCTTGGGGTGTGGCCGCTGAATGATTTGGTGGCACTGATTGAAACCCGCCTGGACATTGATGTAGCTGTCTTGGAAGTAGAGGCAAATGGTGGAGAACATGGCCTCACAATGTTCGACCCGAAAAGCGAAGCGACATTCATTGGCGTAGCCAAAACGAATCACCCGATGCGGCAACGAAGCACGCTCGCCCACGAACTCTCCCACGCAATATTCCGTGACTGGACGGACTACGACCAACAGGTGCCTGTTGCCCGCGCGTTCCGGGAGCAGCGTGCCGATGCATTCGCACGGCATCTGCTCGTTCCCGAGGATTCTCTTCGGTGGTTTCTGCGAGATCGTACGGCAGGAGAAATATCCCTGGCGCACCTTTCGTCCGTCGTGCAGACATTCCTCGTGTCCCCTGCCATTGCTGCAATCGCCCTGTGCTCGGCGGGATTTATCGGCGCCCAGACCAAAGCTGAATGGATGGTTCTCCGTACTCCGGGGTTGGCCACCCAATTTGGCTGGCTCGACCAGTACCGGACACTTCAAGCTGATTCTTCCCGGACCCGAGCACCTCAGCGTCTGCTCACTCGCGCCATCCGCGGCTATGAGCAAGGCGTGATCACAGTTGAGACTGTGGCATCCATTCGAGGCATCCCTGCGTCCGAGGTTAAAGATGAATTGGATGCCGCTGGCATCGTGCCCAAGACAGTGGAACCTGAATTCTTGCGTGCCAAGGACCTTCCTGCTGTTGAATCGGATCGAGCCTTCCTTGAAGCTCTGGACACACTTGACGATCTGAATGAATCCGTGGACGAGCGGATCGCAGGGATGTGA
- a CDS encoding DUF4229 domain-containing protein, producing MAFFKYSLIRGVLFLAFFLIAYKALDFSPLTAALIGALCAFLVSFLFFRKQREGATAAVAKTFAPNATTTQSAGAMADAEAEDALIDENPDIWIDADRKPGTTKPEAL from the coding sequence GTGGCTTTCTTCAAATACTCCCTGATCCGTGGCGTTCTTTTCCTGGCATTCTTCCTCATCGCCTACAAAGCGCTGGACTTCAGCCCACTCACCGCGGCCCTGATCGGCGCCCTGTGCGCATTCCTGGTCAGCTTCCTGTTCTTCCGCAAACAGCGCGAGGGCGCCACCGCCGCCGTCGCCAAAACCTTCGCGCCGAACGCCACCACCACCCAGTCCGCGGGTGCCATGGCCGATGCCGAGGCTGAGGACGCGCTCATCGACGAGAACCCCGATATCTGGATCGACGCCGACCGCAAGCCCGGAACCACCAAGCCCGAAGCGCTCTAA
- a CDS encoding alpha/beta hydrolase, whose protein sequence is MQNLVAPPFDPELNAALELVTEVIPSTLTPDMIPLMRQMPVDPALDELVTSVGAVHEERTIPGYEGEEIVVSIYRRPEQTTAGPGIYHIHGGGMIIGNRFLGVQDFLPYIASHGAVVVSVEYRLAPEYPDPVPVEDSYAGLVWTANNAEELGIDPTRLVVAGASAGGGLSAGVTLLARDRKGPALRASLLIYPMLDDRNETVSSHQIQGIGVWDRTSNFTGWNALLGDKRGTDEVSIYAAPARAEDLSGLPPTFLDVGSAEVFRDENVAYASRIWAAGGVAELHVWPGGFHGFDGFAPHAQMSIAMVETRHRWLKRMISA, encoded by the coding sequence ATGCAAAACTTAGTCGCTCCCCCGTTCGATCCTGAACTCAATGCCGCCCTTGAGCTCGTTACCGAGGTCATTCCATCAACTCTCACTCCCGACATGATTCCGCTTATGCGGCAAATGCCGGTGGATCCGGCACTGGATGAACTTGTCACCAGCGTCGGAGCAGTACATGAAGAACGCACCATCCCCGGTTACGAGGGTGAGGAAATCGTCGTTTCGATCTACCGCCGCCCCGAGCAGACAACGGCGGGTCCGGGGATTTACCACATCCACGGCGGCGGCATGATTATCGGCAACCGTTTTTTGGGAGTCCAAGACTTTCTCCCGTACATCGCCAGCCACGGGGCCGTTGTGGTGAGCGTCGAGTACCGTTTGGCCCCCGAGTATCCTGACCCCGTCCCGGTCGAGGACTCCTATGCCGGGCTGGTGTGGACTGCCAACAACGCGGAAGAACTTGGCATCGATCCAACCCGCCTTGTTGTCGCGGGCGCATCCGCAGGCGGTGGGCTGTCAGCGGGAGTCACCCTCCTTGCCCGCGATCGAAAGGGCCCTGCCTTGCGTGCATCGTTGCTGATATATCCGATGCTCGATGACCGCAACGAAACAGTCTCATCTCACCAGATTCAAGGTATCGGGGTATGGGACCGCACCAGTAATTTCACCGGCTGGAATGCTTTGTTGGGCGACAAACGCGGCACCGATGAAGTTTCGATTTATGCTGCCCCTGCACGTGCTGAGGATCTCTCAGGCCTGCCACCCACTTTTCTGGATGTAGGCAGTGCCGAGGTTTTTCGCGATGAAAACGTCGCCTATGCCTCCCGAATCTGGGCTGCAGGCGGTGTCGCAGAGCTGCATGTGTGGCCCGGAGGTTTTCACGGTTTCGACGGCTTCGCCCCACACGCACAGATGTCGATCGCCATGGTCGAGACACGGCACCGCTGGCTCAAACGGATGATCTCGGCCTGA
- a CDS encoding class I SAM-dependent DNA methyltransferase, which yields MKELKDTLWKAADKLRGSMDASQYKDVILGLVFLKYVSDAFDERREQIRTELAADGLNEDQITQLIDDVDEYTGNGVFWVPARARWTYLAQNAKGTAASLDEHAKSIGELIDDAMAYVMGSNPTLAATLPMIFNRDNIDQRRLGELLDLFNSAKFTGEGATKARDLLGEVYEYFLEKFARAEGKRGGEFYTPAGVVRVLVEVLEPTHGRVYDPACGSGGMFVQAEKFLESHNKEGSEISVYGQELNERTWRMAKMNLAIHGLNGNLAARWGDTFARDQHPDMQADFIMANPPFNIKDWARSESDPRWKYGVPPAGNANYAWIQHIISKLAPGGSAGVVMANGSMSSNSGGEGEIRAQLVEADLVSCMIALPTQLFRSTGIPVCTWFFAKDKSAGAYGSVDRTGQVLFIDARNLGHMVDRAERALSDEDIARIAGTFHAWRGSASAVASGLEYDDEPGFCKSATLAEIKAADYALTPGRYVGAAEVKDDGEPIEEKIARLSADLFAQFDESDRLAAVVREQLGRVS from the coding sequence ATGAAGGAATTGAAGGACACGCTGTGGAAGGCCGCGGACAAGCTGCGCGGGTCCATGGATGCCTCGCAGTACAAGGACGTGATTTTGGGGCTCGTGTTCCTGAAGTATGTTTCCGATGCCTTTGATGAGCGCCGCGAGCAGATCCGCACCGAGCTGGCTGCCGATGGGCTGAACGAGGACCAGATCACCCAGCTCATTGACGATGTTGACGAGTACACCGGCAACGGCGTGTTTTGGGTTCCGGCGCGGGCGCGGTGGACGTACCTGGCACAGAACGCGAAGGGCACGGCTGCGTCGCTGGATGAGCATGCCAAGTCGATTGGGGAGCTGATCGACGATGCGATGGCGTACGTGATGGGGTCGAACCCGACCCTGGCGGCCACGCTGCCGATGATTTTCAACCGCGACAACATTGACCAGCGCCGCCTGGGCGAGCTGCTGGATTTGTTCAACTCCGCCAAGTTCACCGGCGAGGGCGCCACGAAGGCGCGCGACCTGCTGGGCGAAGTGTACGAATACTTCCTGGAGAAGTTCGCGCGCGCCGAGGGAAAGCGCGGAGGCGAGTTCTACACGCCGGCCGGCGTGGTCCGGGTGCTCGTGGAGGTTTTGGAGCCCACCCACGGGCGCGTCTACGACCCCGCGTGTGGGTCCGGCGGCATGTTTGTGCAGGCGGAGAAGTTCCTGGAATCGCACAATAAAGAGGGCTCGGAGATTTCGGTCTACGGACAGGAATTGAACGAGCGCACGTGGCGGATGGCGAAGATGAACCTTGCCATCCACGGCCTGAACGGAAACCTGGCCGCGCGTTGGGGTGACACCTTTGCGCGCGATCAGCACCCGGACATGCAGGCCGATTTCATCATGGCCAACCCGCCGTTCAACATCAAGGACTGGGCGCGCTCGGAGTCGGACCCACGCTGGAAGTACGGCGTGCCGCCGGCCGGCAACGCGAACTATGCGTGGATTCAGCACATCATTTCCAAGCTGGCTCCGGGCGGTTCGGCCGGTGTGGTCATGGCGAACGGGTCCATGAGCTCCAACTCCGGCGGCGAGGGCGAGATCCGCGCGCAGCTGGTGGAGGCTGACCTGGTTTCGTGCATGATCGCGCTGCCCACGCAGCTGTTCCGCTCCACCGGCATCCCCGTGTGCACGTGGTTCTTCGCGAAGGACAAGTCTGCTGGTGCTTACGGGTCCGTTGACCGCACCGGGCAGGTGCTGTTCATCGACGCCCGCAACCTGGGACACATGGTGGATCGTGCTGAGCGGGCACTCTCTGACGAGGACATTGCTCGCATCGCGGGGACGTTCCACGCCTGGCGCGGGTCCGCTTCCGCTGTGGCTTCCGGTCTTGAGTACGACGACGAACCCGGCTTCTGCAAGTCCGCCACCCTGGCGGAAATCAAGGCCGCCGACTACGCACTGACCCCCGGTCGCTACGTTGGCGCCGCTGAAGTCAAAGACGACGGCGAGCCGATCGAGGAAAAGATCGCACGTCTGTCTGCTGATCTGTTTGCCCAGTTCGACGAGTCCGACCGTCTGGCGGCAGTGGTGCGCGAGCAGTTGGGGAGGGTTTCATGA
- a CDS encoding restriction endonuclease subunit S, with protein sequence MSLRSFKIQDIAAPAARSIAIGPFGSNLKADLYTPSGVPVVRGQNIKTSPYLNEEDLVFVSQETADKLSSSMLNEGDLVFPHRGAIGRVGIVGKRRMLLSSSMMKLTVDPNKADPKFVLYFFRGPGERELLMRASTVGTPGIGQPLTSLRGITIELPELSQQQAIAEVLGALDDKIDANTKLTATAEALVVALLSQFQPSVALNEIVNYHKNSTKPELLEDISVAQYSLPAFDTGQLPEESSPLDIKSSKFLIERPAVLVSKLNPRFPRIWDVSEVPNIPALASTEFLVLEPRHSSTTVLWAILSQASFSASLESKVAGTSGSHQRVKPADLLATLVLDPRSIPTGVLNSVTSSGLRATQTRMENRRLAATRDALLPQLMSGKLRVKDAERVVSAAV encoded by the coding sequence ATGAGTCTGCGAAGTTTCAAGATTCAGGACATCGCGGCTCCAGCCGCTCGGTCAATTGCGATCGGGCCTTTTGGCTCCAACCTCAAAGCGGACCTCTACACTCCTTCCGGAGTACCTGTCGTACGGGGACAAAATATCAAGACCAGCCCGTATCTGAACGAGGAAGATTTAGTTTTCGTTTCACAGGAGACCGCTGACAAGCTTTCATCCTCGATGTTGAATGAGGGCGATCTTGTTTTTCCTCACAGGGGAGCTATCGGTCGGGTCGGGATCGTCGGTAAGCGCCGTATGCTGCTTTCGTCAAGCATGATGAAACTAACCGTTGACCCGAATAAAGCGGATCCGAAATTTGTTCTCTACTTCTTCAGAGGTCCTGGCGAACGTGAACTTCTGATGCGTGCATCGACCGTCGGGACACCTGGAATTGGTCAGCCGCTTACCTCGCTTCGAGGTATCACCATCGAGCTTCCAGAACTAAGCCAGCAGCAAGCCATCGCAGAAGTCCTGGGCGCCCTCGACGACAAGATCGACGCCAACACCAAACTCACCGCAACTGCGGAAGCCTTGGTAGTTGCTCTCTTGAGCCAATTCCAGCCGTCGGTGGCTCTCAACGAGATCGTGAACTATCACAAGAATTCAACGAAACCTGAACTGCTTGAGGACATTTCTGTCGCTCAATACAGCCTGCCTGCATTTGATACTGGCCAACTCCCTGAGGAGTCCAGCCCACTCGATATCAAGAGCTCGAAGTTCCTCATCGAGCGGCCAGCAGTCCTCGTATCGAAACTGAATCCACGTTTTCCGCGTATTTGGGATGTATCTGAGGTTCCCAACATCCCGGCGCTGGCGTCAACCGAGTTCTTGGTTCTCGAACCACGCCACTCCTCGACAACGGTTCTCTGGGCAATATTGTCACAGGCAAGTTTTAGCGCATCGTTGGAATCAAAGGTTGCCGGAACTTCGGGCAGCCATCAGCGAGTGAAGCCTGCGGACCTGCTGGCAACTCTCGTTCTAGATCCCCGTTCTATTCCTACCGGGGTCCTAAACAGTGTCACGAGTAGCGGATTGCGCGCGACGCAAACTCGGATGGAAAATCGACGCCTCGCCGCAACCCGCGACGCGCTGCTCCCCCAGCTGATGTCCGGCAAGCTACGCGTCAAGGACGCTGAGCGCGTCGTCTCGGCCGCTGTGTGA
- a CDS encoding 1,4-dihydroxy-2-naphthoate polyprenyltransferase, translating into MATVGQWISGARLRTLPMAIAPVIIGTAAAFDMGGLHWVRAILAALVALLLQVGVNYANDYSDGIRGTDEVRVGPLRLVGSGVARPHNVKMAAFAAFGLAMVAGLALVILSQAWWLLLVGAGAVLAAWGYTGGKNPYGYMGLGDVFVFVFFGPVATLGTTFTQASGVSTAAVLGSISTGLIAVALLMANNVRDIPTDTEVGKRTLAVRLGDKNARLSYVVMLALSLGLMMFLVPENPWILLVLLLVPFMLMPSWLMLKGKKRKSLIPVLQQTGLINLGFSVLFAAAMVLPALRL; encoded by the coding sequence GTGGCCACTGTGGGTCAATGGATATCCGGGGCCCGGCTGAGGACCCTGCCCATGGCAATTGCCCCCGTGATTATCGGTACCGCGGCGGCCTTTGACATGGGTGGCCTGCACTGGGTCCGTGCCATCTTGGCCGCACTCGTTGCGTTGCTGCTGCAGGTTGGCGTGAACTACGCCAACGACTACTCCGACGGAATCCGCGGCACCGACGAAGTCCGGGTTGGACCGTTGCGTCTCGTGGGCAGCGGTGTGGCCCGCCCGCACAACGTGAAGATGGCAGCGTTTGCCGCCTTTGGTCTTGCCATGGTTGCCGGACTGGCACTGGTGATCCTGTCCCAGGCGTGGTGGCTGCTGCTGGTGGGCGCCGGCGCCGTGTTGGCAGCGTGGGGTTACACGGGAGGCAAGAACCCGTACGGCTACATGGGCCTCGGCGACGTTTTTGTGTTTGTGTTCTTCGGGCCCGTGGCGACCTTGGGCACCACCTTCACCCAAGCTAGCGGGGTGAGCACGGCGGCAGTCTTGGGTTCAATCTCCACGGGACTGATCGCCGTCGCACTTCTGATGGCCAACAATGTCCGCGACATCCCCACGGACACCGAAGTGGGCAAGCGGACACTCGCGGTGCGGCTGGGCGATAAGAATGCGCGGCTCAGTTATGTGGTGATGCTGGCGCTGTCGCTGGGGCTGATGATGTTCCTGGTGCCCGAAAATCCGTGGATTCTGCTGGTGCTGTTGCTGGTGCCGTTCATGCTGATGCCCAGCTGGCTCATGCTGAAGGGGAAGAAGCGCAAGTCCCTGATTCCCGTATTGCAGCAGACGGGGCTGATCAACCTTGGCTTCAGCGTGCTGTTTGCGGCGGCCATGGTGCTGCCCGCGCTGCGACTGTAA